One genomic segment of Spirochaeta cellobiosiphila DSM 17781 includes these proteins:
- a CDS encoding glycosyl hydrolase family 28 protein has translation MMTINYLNITPYTVTFTWDYPLKDSLDKEFTVSIKGDGKEYNRYVTGRNAVTISGLEPGTSYEGTVEGAGTVWSIDFFTQEGSSLNPLAFGALGDGIHDDTLAFQAAIACLPKEGILRVTSGTYRVKPLFLKSNMTLVLEKEAHLMAEKDPSFYPMIPKMEEGRILGTWEGLESTIYASVITAVGCENLTIAGEGIIDGNADITNWWHSPKNTVPAARGRLVFLNQCRKVTMAGVTLQNSPSWTLHPFCSNELLFADLKIKNPDDSPNTDGLDPEFCQDVVLHSIHFSVGDDCIAIKAGKKELADHIRLCTKNVTIENCLMERGHGAVVLGSEMSGGIENVHVKDCVFLDTDRGIRLKTRRGRGGAVKDIHCESVYMRNIGSAFVFNMFYFCDADGKTPPVQNKEALPLNEGTPELCNVHLENIEIDDLRNCFLFMYGLPERWVNNVKLKGIKATAAQNPEPEFAAMMCDIDPMVHQGLFLRNVKDLEMEDLQIDGFEKDLKGIDNVKLDGNGIAI, from the coding sequence ATGATGACAATTAATTATTTGAACATTACCCCTTATACGGTGACTTTTACATGGGATTATCCCTTGAAGGATTCCTTGGATAAGGAATTTACCGTATCAATCAAGGGTGATGGTAAAGAGTATAATAGATATGTTACTGGCCGTAATGCTGTAACTATTTCCGGTTTGGAACCAGGAACTTCTTATGAAGGAACTGTAGAAGGTGCAGGGACTGTGTGGTCTATAGACTTCTTCACACAAGAAGGTTCTTCTTTAAATCCTTTAGCTTTTGGTGCTTTAGGTGATGGTATTCATGATGATACCTTGGCTTTTCAGGCCGCCATAGCTTGTCTTCCCAAAGAAGGTATATTACGAGTTACTTCCGGGACGTATCGGGTAAAACCTCTTTTTCTAAAATCAAATATGACTTTGGTCTTGGAAAAAGAGGCTCATTTAATGGCTGAGAAAGATCCTTCTTTCTATCCGATGATTCCTAAAATGGAAGAAGGACGTATCCTGGGTACCTGGGAAGGTTTGGAGTCTACGATCTATGCCTCTGTTATAACAGCAGTGGGTTGTGAAAATCTAACTATTGCTGGTGAAGGTATTATTGATGGGAACGCAGATATCACTAATTGGTGGCATTCTCCTAAGAATACTGTTCCAGCAGCTAGAGGGAGACTAGTTTTTCTTAATCAATGTCGTAAGGTTACAATGGCAGGTGTAACTCTTCAGAATTCTCCCTCTTGGACATTGCATCCTTTTTGTAGTAATGAACTTCTTTTTGCTGATCTTAAGATCAAGAATCCTGATGACTCTCCCAATACGGATGGTTTGGATCCTGAGTTTTGCCAGGATGTGGTACTACATAGTATTCATTTCTCTGTAGGGGATGACTGTATTGCTATTAAAGCAGGGAAAAAAGAACTGGCAGATCATATCAGATTATGTACTAAGAATGTAACGATTGAGAACTGCCTAATGGAACGGGGACATGGCGCTGTTGTTTTGGGCAGTGAAATGTCAGGTGGCATCGAAAATGTTCATGTAAAGGATTGTGTCTTCCTGGATACGGATAGAGGTATTCGTCTCAAAACAAGACGAGGAAGAGGGGGAGCTGTTAAGGATATTCATTGCGAATCTGTGTATATGCGTAACATTGGTTCCGCTTTTGTTTTTAATATGTTCTATTTCTGTGATGCTGATGGTAAGACTCCTCCTGTTCAAAATAAGGAAGCCCTTCCTTTAAATGAAGGAACACCTGAGTTGTGTAATGTTCATTTGGAAAATATCGAAATCGATGATTTACGAAATTGTTTCCTTTTTATGTATGGTTTGCCCGAAAGATGGGTGAATAATGTTAAACTTAAGGGTATTAAGGCGACTGCAGCTCAAAATCCAGAACCGGAATTTGCGGCTATGATGTGTGATATCGATCCTATGGTTCATCAAGGTTTATTCCTGCGGAATGTTAAAGATCTCGAAATGGAAGATCTGCAAATTGATGGATTTGAAAAGGATTTGAAAGGGATAGATAATGTTAAATTAGATGGCAATGGTATTGCTATTTAA